The Bradyrhizobium sp. WBAH42 genome includes a window with the following:
- a CDS encoding ribonuclease HII has protein sequence MIRDKSAKTPAKDAPKKQAANKTAPDKAAKAPVAKTSAANAAKVAAAGKKGIIAVAPPSFRRERALIKRGVWPVAGCDEAGRGPLAGPVVAAAVILDPDRIPRGIDDSKRLTAEEREKLFDKICATAQVSVAVASRGRIDRDNILRASLWALKRAVVALPEAPRHVFVDGRDRLDTACDCEAVIGGDGIVLSIAAASIVAKVTRDRLMCALAQDCPGYGFEQHKGYAVPEHLDALDRLGPSIHHRSFFAPVAAARAKHMPWTVEPVPDLFSVTEVEVHVEASVEIDASVNL, from the coding sequence ATGATTCGGGACAAGTCCGCCAAAACCCCAGCCAAAGACGCGCCCAAGAAGCAGGCCGCGAACAAGACTGCGCCTGACAAGGCGGCTAAAGCGCCTGTGGCCAAGACGTCTGCGGCCAATGCTGCGAAGGTTGCCGCCGCCGGCAAGAAAGGCATCATCGCCGTCGCTCCCCCCAGCTTCCGCCGCGAGCGCGCGCTGATCAAGCGCGGCGTCTGGCCGGTCGCGGGCTGCGACGAGGCCGGCCGCGGCCCGCTGGCAGGTCCCGTGGTGGCCGCCGCGGTAATTCTCGACCCCGACCGCATTCCGCGCGGCATCGACGATTCCAAGCGCCTGACCGCCGAGGAGCGCGAAAAGCTGTTCGACAAGATCTGCGCCACCGCGCAGGTCTCGGTCGCCGTCGCGTCGCGGGGGCGAATCGACCGCGACAACATCCTGCGCGCCTCGCTGTGGGCGCTGAAGCGTGCCGTGGTGGCCCTGCCGGAGGCGCCCAGGCACGTCTTCGTCGACGGCCGCGACCGGCTCGATACCGCATGCGATTGCGAGGCGGTGATCGGCGGCGACGGTATCGTGCTGTCGATCGCCGCGGCCTCCATCGTCGCCAAGGTCACCCGTGACCGGCTGATGTGCGCGCTGGCGCAGGACTGCCCCGGCTACGGCTTCGAGCAGCACAAGGGCTACGCCGTCCCCGAGCATCTCGACGCGCTCGATCGCCTCGGCCCCTCCATCCACCACCGCAGCTTCTTCGCCCCCGTTGCCGCCGCCCGCGCCAAGCACATGCCCTGGACCGTCGAGCCGGTGCCGGACCTGTTCTCGGTGACCGAGGTCGAGGTGCACGTCGAGGCGAGCGTCGAGATCGACGCCTCCGTAAATCTCTAG
- a CDS encoding PA0069 family radical SAM protein produces the protein MSPASSHALKHPPVTAPSEPAGAPSDFPELGVAIDRARRRGRGAQSNASGRFEAEARVAFDDGWQSLDELPPFKTTVAVDTSRKVITRNDSPDIGFDRSINPYRGCEHGCVYCFARPTHAYLGLSPGLDFESKLFAKPDAPLLLEKELAAPGYEPRMIAIGTNTDPYQPIERERKIMRGILEVLEGAGHPVGIVTKSALVLRDIDILQRMAKRNLAKVAISVTSLDPKLARTMEPRASTPPKRLEALKQLSEAGIPTTVMVAPVIPALNDSEIERILDAAAHAGVKEAAYVLLRLPLEVRDLFREWLMANYPDRYRHVFTLIRDMRGGRDYDAKWGERMKGTGPMAWTVGRRFEIACDRLGLNKRRSKLTTDHFARPKRNGDQLSLF, from the coding sequence ATGAGTCCAGCATCCTCTCATGCTCTCAAGCACCCGCCGGTCACGGCGCCCTCCGAGCCGGCGGGTGCGCCTTCGGATTTCCCTGAACTCGGCGTCGCCATCGACCGCGCGCGAAGGCGGGGGCGGGGCGCACAATCCAACGCCAGCGGCCGCTTCGAGGCCGAGGCGCGCGTCGCCTTCGATGACGGTTGGCAGAGCCTGGACGAGCTGCCGCCGTTCAAGACCACGGTCGCCGTCGACACCTCGCGCAAGGTGATCACCCGTAACGATTCCCCCGACATCGGCTTCGACCGATCGATCAATCCGTATCGCGGCTGCGAGCACGGCTGCGTCTATTGCTTCGCGCGGCCGACCCACGCCTATCTCGGCCTGTCGCCCGGGCTCGACTTCGAGTCGAAGCTGTTCGCCAAGCCCGATGCTCCTTTGCTGCTCGAGAAGGAGCTTGCGGCCCCCGGTTACGAGCCGCGGATGATCGCGATCGGCACCAACACCGATCCCTACCAGCCGATCGAGCGCGAGCGCAAAATCATGCGCGGCATTTTGGAAGTGCTGGAGGGCGCTGGGCATCCCGTCGGCATCGTCACCAAGTCGGCGCTGGTGCTCCGCGACATCGACATTCTCCAGCGGATGGCCAAGCGCAACCTCGCCAAGGTCGCGATCTCGGTCACCTCGCTCGACCCGAAGCTGGCGCGCACCATGGAGCCGCGGGCCTCGACTCCGCCGAAGCGGCTGGAGGCGCTCAAGCAGCTCTCGGAGGCCGGCATCCCCACCACGGTGATGGTCGCGCCCGTGATTCCCGCACTGAACGATTCCGAGATCGAGCGCATCCTCGATGCCGCCGCCCATGCCGGCGTCAAGGAAGCCGCCTATGTGCTGCTGCGGCTGCCGCTGGAGGTGCGCGATCTCTTCCGCGAATGGCTGATGGCGAACTATCCGGACCGCTACCGCCACGTCTTCACCCTGATCCGCGACATGCGGGGCGGGCGCGACTACGACGCCAAATGGGGCGAACGGATGAAGGGCACGGGACCGATGGCCTGGACCGTCGGCCGCCGCTTCGAGATCGCCTGCGACAGGCTCGGCCTCAACAAACGGCGCTCCAAGCTGACGACGGACCACTTTGCGCGGCCGAAGCGGAACGGCGATCAGCTCAGCCTGTTCTGA
- a CDS encoding phosphoketolase, with protein sequence MTIQQKTAEASSDLDLLDRYWRAANYLSVGQIYLLDNPLLREPLRPEHIKPRLLGHWGTTPGLNFIYAHLNRVIRALDVSVIYVCGPGHGGPGMVANTYLEGSYSEIYPGIARDADGLRKLFRQFSFPGGIPSHAAPETPGSIHEGGELGYALVHAYGAAFDNPDLIVACVVGDGEAETGPLAASWHSNKFLNPAHDGAVLPILHLNGYKIANPTVLGRMQDAEIRDLFRGLGHEPLFVSGDDPKLMHRAMADALDVAFASIRSIQQHARDGRTRVERPRWPMIVLRSPKGWTGPKQVDGKKVEGFWRAHQVPVAGCRENPAHLKVLEDWMRSYEPEKLFDEGGALIAELQALAPEGTRRMGANPHANGGVLKKELKLPDFRSFAIEVPQPGEVVAEATRELGKFLRDVVRLNAQHRNFRIMGPDETASNRLDAVFEATERVWMEPTEPYDVHLAQDGRVMEVLSEHLCQGWLEGYLLTGRHGFFSCYEAFIHIVDSMFNQHAKWLKVTRELPWRRPIASLNYLLTSHVWRQDHNGFSHQDPGFVDLVANKKADIVRIYFPPDANTLLWIADHALRTYNRVNVIVAGKQPAPQWLSMQDAATHCDAGIGIWTWAGTEDGKGEPDVVMACAGDVPTLETLAAVDLLRKTLPDLKIRVVNVVDLMTLQPREQHPHGLSDRDFDSLFTRDKPVIFAYHGYPYLIHRLTYNRTNHAGMHVRGFAEEGTTTTPFDMVVLNELDRYHLAIEAIERVPGLATKAAQVKQQFRDRLIEHSRYVREHGEDMPEIRDWVWQNSAGGNTPTEAGD encoded by the coding sequence ATGACAATCCAACAAAAAACGGCCGAAGCGAGCAGCGACCTCGATCTGCTCGATCGCTATTGGCGCGCCGCCAACTACCTCTCGGTCGGGCAAATCTACCTGCTCGACAATCCGCTGCTGCGCGAGCCGCTGCGGCCCGAGCACATCAAGCCGCGTCTGCTCGGACATTGGGGCACGACGCCGGGCCTGAATTTCATCTATGCCCATCTCAACCGCGTCATCCGCGCGCTCGATGTCAGCGTGATCTATGTCTGCGGTCCCGGCCATGGCGGCCCCGGCATGGTCGCCAACACCTATCTCGAAGGCAGCTACAGCGAGATCTATCCTGGCATCGCGCGCGATGCGGACGGATTGCGCAAGCTGTTCAGACAGTTCTCCTTCCCCGGCGGCATCCCGAGCCACGCCGCGCCGGAAACGCCGGGCTCCATCCACGAAGGCGGCGAGCTCGGCTACGCGCTTGTGCACGCCTATGGCGCGGCATTCGACAACCCGGACTTGATCGTCGCCTGCGTGGTCGGCGACGGCGAGGCCGAAACCGGGCCGCTCGCTGCGTCCTGGCACTCAAACAAGTTCCTGAACCCCGCCCATGACGGCGCAGTGCTGCCGATCCTGCATCTCAACGGCTACAAGATCGCCAACCCCACCGTGCTCGGACGCATGCAAGACGCGGAGATCCGCGACCTCTTCCGCGGGCTCGGCCACGAGCCGCTGTTCGTCAGCGGCGACGATCCCAAATTGATGCACCGGGCCATGGCCGATGCGCTGGACGTCGCATTCGCCAGCATCCGCTCGATCCAGCAACATGCCCGCGACGGCCGCACGCGCGTCGAGCGGCCGCGCTGGCCGATGATCGTGCTGCGCAGCCCGAAGGGCTGGACCGGCCCGAAGCAGGTCGACGGCAAGAAGGTCGAGGGATTTTGGCGCGCCCATCAGGTGCCTGTCGCAGGCTGCCGCGAGAACCCGGCGCATCTCAAGGTGCTCGAAGACTGGATGCGCAGCTACGAGCCGGAAAAACTGTTCGACGAAGGCGGCGCGCTCATTGCCGAGCTTCAGGCGCTCGCGCCGGAAGGCACCAGGCGGATGGGCGCCAATCCACACGCCAATGGCGGCGTGTTGAAGAAGGAGCTGAAGCTGCCGGACTTCCGCAGCTTCGCGATCGAGGTGCCGCAACCCGGCGAGGTCGTGGCGGAAGCGACGCGCGAGCTCGGCAAATTCCTGCGCGACGTCGTTCGCCTCAACGCCCAGCATCGAAACTTCCGCATCATGGGCCCGGACGAGACGGCATCGAACCGGCTCGACGCCGTGTTCGAAGCCACCGAACGCGTCTGGATGGAGCCGACCGAGCCTTACGACGTGCACCTCGCGCAGGACGGCCGCGTAATGGAGGTGCTGAGCGAGCATCTCTGCCAGGGCTGGCTGGAGGGCTACCTGCTCACGGGACGGCACGGCTTCTTCTCCTGTTACGAGGCCTTCATCCACATCGTGGATTCCATGTTCAACCAGCATGCCAAATGGCTGAAGGTGACGCGCGAGCTGCCGTGGCGGCGTCCGATCGCCTCGCTCAATTATCTCCTGACCTCGCATGTCTGGCGCCAGGACCATAACGGCTTCAGCCATCAGGACCCCGGTTTCGTCGATCTCGTCGCCAACAAGAAGGCGGACATCGTCCGCATCTACTTTCCGCCGGACGCCAATACGCTGTTGTGGATCGCCGATCATGCCTTGCGCACCTACAACCGCGTCAACGTGATTGTCGCCGGCAAGCAGCCGGCGCCGCAATGGCTCTCGATGCAGGACGCCGCGACGCATTGCGATGCCGGCATCGGCATCTGGACCTGGGCGGGAACGGAGGACGGCAAGGGCGAGCCCGACGTGGTGATGGCCTGCGCCGGCGACGTGCCGACGCTGGAGACGCTCGCCGCCGTCGACCTCCTGCGCAAGACGCTGCCGGATTTGAAGATCCGCGTTGTCAACGTCGTCGACCTCATGACGCTGCAGCCGCGCGAGCAGCATCCGCACGGCCTGTCCGACCGCGACTTCGACAGCCTGTTCACGCGCGACAAGCCTGTGATCTTTGCCTATCACGGCTATCCCTATCTCATTCACCGGCTGACCTATAACCGCACCAACCATGCCGGCATGCATGTGCGCGGCTTTGCCGAGGAGGGCACCACGACGACGCCCTTCGACATGGTCGTGCTCAACGAGCTCGACCGCTACCATCTCGCGATCGAGGCCATCGAACGCGTGCCGGGACTGGCGACCAAGGCCGCGCAGGTGAAGCAGCAATTCCGCGACAGACTGATCGAGCATTCCCGTTATGTCCGCGAGCATGGCGAGGACATGCCTGAGATCCGCGACTGGGTCTGGCAAAACAGCGCCGGCGGCAACACGCCGACCGAGGCCGGCGACTAG
- a CDS encoding acetate/propionate family kinase, with protein MTDAVLVLNSGSSSIKFGLFDVAVAEPALLCKGLLDEHEAKPRLVVKGPTGEDLFETRKGAPEAAGGHLFADVLAFIEDRFGGRSLRAVGHRIVHGGPDHSGPVVLTDDIIAKLEALTPLAPLHQPRCLAPVRTLAAIRPGLTQIACFDTAFHHGLAPPANRFAIPRRFEARGVRRYGFHGLSFEYVAGRLAEIAPELVAKRTIIAHLGNGASLCALRDGRSIDTTMGLTPLDGLVMGTRCGAIDPGVLLYLQQHENMPVAEVQHLLYHESGLIGVSGISADMRTLLASHEAAAHEAVDLFTFRAAQQVAMMATTLGGLDCLIFTGGIGEHAKEIRSAIGERLGWFGIRIDAAANETACEQISGADSTVDVFLIPTNEELMIARHCAAVLRAM; from the coding sequence ATGACGGACGCGGTCCTCGTTCTCAACTCGGGATCGTCGAGCATCAAGTTCGGCCTGTTCGATGTCGCGGTGGCCGAGCCTGCCCTGCTTTGCAAGGGCCTGCTGGACGAGCACGAAGCCAAACCCCGGCTGGTGGTGAAGGGCCCCACGGGCGAAGACCTGTTCGAGACGAGGAAGGGGGCGCCGGAGGCAGCCGGCGGCCATCTGTTCGCCGACGTGCTCGCCTTCATCGAGGACCGGTTCGGTGGACGCAGCCTGCGGGCCGTCGGCCACCGCATCGTTCACGGCGGGCCGGATCATTCAGGCCCGGTGGTCCTGACCGACGACATCATAGCGAAGCTGGAGGCCTTGACGCCGCTCGCGCCGCTGCACCAGCCGCGCTGCCTCGCGCCGGTGCGCACGCTCGCGGCGATCAGGCCCGGGCTGACGCAGATCGCGTGTTTCGACACCGCCTTCCACCACGGCCTCGCACCGCCGGCGAACCGCTTCGCCATTCCCCGGCGATTCGAGGCGCGTGGCGTCAGGCGCTACGGCTTTCACGGCCTCTCGTTCGAATATGTCGCGGGACGGCTTGCCGAGATCGCGCCGGAGCTCGTCGCAAAGCGCACAATCATCGCGCATCTCGGCAATGGCGCCAGCCTCTGCGCCTTGCGCGATGGCCGCAGCATCGACACCACGATGGGGCTCACGCCGCTCGACGGCCTCGTGATGGGCACGCGTTGCGGTGCGATCGATCCGGGCGTGCTGCTCTATCTGCAACAGCACGAGAACATGCCGGTCGCAGAGGTCCAGCACCTGCTCTATCACGAGTCCGGGCTCATCGGCGTCTCCGGCATCTCTGCGGACATGCGCACGCTGCTGGCAAGCCACGAGGCTGCGGCGCATGAGGCCGTCGATCTCTTCACCTTCCGTGCCGCGCAGCAGGTCGCGATGATGGCGACCACGCTCGGCGGCCTGGACTGCCTGATCTTCACCGGCGGCATCGGCGAGCATGCAAAGGAGATCCGCAGCGCGATCGGTGAGCGGCTTGGGTGGTTCGGCATACGAATCGACGCAGCGGCGAACGAAACAGCATGCGAGCAGATCAGCGGCGCCGATAGTACCGTCGACGTATTCCTCATTCCGACGAACGAGGAACTAATGATCGCTCGGCATTGCGCAGCGGTGCTGCGAGCGATGTGA
- a CDS encoding RMD1 family protein, producing the protein MNADQLAVNAAPTSPKQEAAPTLRIRALMLGERINASSLEIGTLVSSTPAAFRVHAGLAVIFRYGVVVLIGLLPSEEKVLVDNLKSRVTGELSPYEEEIAQAQLCNEEAAETIQPGGPICLAKFSDDRLLLVADALAKSTSLARDERRVAAVFDVIEPFARELAEHGRTPRRRKGILQLIGNALLVQQRVAGRVAVAEKPDVLWEKPELDRLYSRLEDEYELKERLDTLERKLAAVSETANALTDIIDTQRSLRLEIAVVVLIVIEVAIGCFQIWSGTH; encoded by the coding sequence ATGAACGCCGATCAACTCGCCGTTAACGCGGCGCCGACGTCGCCGAAGCAGGAGGCCGCGCCGACCTTGCGGATCCGGGCGCTGATGCTGGGCGAGCGCATCAATGCGTCCAGCCTCGAAATCGGCACGCTGGTGTCCTCGACGCCGGCCGCCTTCCGCGTCCATGCCGGCCTTGCCGTGATCTTTCGCTACGGCGTCGTCGTGCTGATCGGGCTGTTGCCGTCGGAGGAGAAGGTCCTCGTCGACAACCTGAAATCCCGCGTGACCGGAGAGCTCAGCCCGTACGAGGAGGAGATCGCGCAGGCGCAGCTCTGCAACGAGGAAGCCGCCGAGACGATCCAGCCGGGCGGGCCGATCTGCCTCGCCAAATTCTCCGACGACCGGCTGCTGCTGGTCGCGGATGCGCTTGCCAAGAGCACGTCGCTGGCACGCGACGAGCGCCGCGTCGCCGCGGTGTTCGACGTCATCGAGCCGTTTGCACGGGAGCTCGCCGAGCACGGCCGCACGCCGCGCCGACGCAAGGGCATTCTGCAATTGATTGGCAACGCGCTGCTGGTGCAGCAGCGCGTCGCCGGCCGCGTCGCGGTGGCGGAGAAGCCCGACGTGCTCTGGGAGAAGCCCGAGCTCGACCGGCTCTATTCCCGTCTCGAGGACGAGTACGAATTGAAGGAGCGCCTCGACACGCTCGAGCGCAAGCTCGCCGCGGTGTCGGAGACCGCCAACGCATTGACCGACATCATCGATACCCAGCGCTCGCTGCGCCTGGAGATTGCCGTCGTGGTGCTGATCGTGATCGAGGTCGCGATCGGGTGTTTTCAGATTTGGTCGGGGACGCACTGA
- a CDS encoding glycosyl transferase: protein MLSVIIPTEGVEQTAVATLAALVPGAAAGVIREVLLVDGTRNGVIERVADVAGCRFIGFEGHSQGAALAAGALQARSPWLMFLPAGAVLETGWIEETTQFIQAVATSGRDRAAVFRYARSPYGNTALRDVLWAVARKLVGPLGDQGLLIARDHYDRIGGYPPHARHSEARLLRRLGRSSRTMLRSRIVMVG from the coding sequence ATGCTGAGCGTCATCATTCCGACCGAAGGCGTCGAGCAGACGGCGGTCGCAACCCTCGCCGCGCTGGTCCCCGGCGCGGCCGCCGGCGTGATCCGGGAAGTTCTTCTGGTCGACGGCACGCGCAACGGCGTCATCGAACGCGTTGCCGACGTCGCAGGTTGCCGTTTCATCGGTTTCGAGGGACATTCGCAAGGCGCTGCGCTCGCCGCCGGCGCGCTCCAGGCCCGGTCGCCATGGCTGATGTTCCTGCCTGCCGGTGCCGTGCTGGAAACCGGCTGGATCGAGGAGACCACCCAGTTCATCCAGGCCGTCGCCACCAGTGGCCGGGATCGTGCGGCGGTGTTCCGCTATGCGCGCTCGCCTTACGGAAATACCGCGTTGCGCGACGTCCTCTGGGCCGTGGCGCGAAAGCTCGTCGGTCCGCTGGGCGATCAGGGACTTTTGATTGCGCGTGATCATTACGATCGGATCGGCGGCTACCCGCCCCACGCCCGTCATTCCGAGGCGCGGCTGCTCCGGCGGCTCGGCCGGTCGTCCCGGACCATGCTGCGCAGCCGGATCGTCATGGTCGGCTGA
- a CDS encoding helix-turn-helix domain-containing GNAT family N-acetyltransferase has product MLSKASPSSAVAEQVTGDHVAAVRAFNRFYTRKLGVLDQHLGKSPFSLSEARVLYELAHRDDLAAKEIGSELGLDPGYLSRIVQSFDEKGLITRKPLPADRRQYQLSLTAKGRQAFAKLNLSSQNEVAAMLAQLSPGDTTRLTQAMATIEAVLEQRRSQPASFMLRSHRVGDMGWVVSRQAAAYAADYNWDISYEALVAEICAQFIRNYDAAREHCWIAEVGGEPVGSVFLVKATDEIAKLRLLQVEKKARGLGVGRALVEQCIQGARERGYSKMTLWTQSILVAARGIYKSTGFKLVATEPHRSFGADLVGETWELDL; this is encoded by the coding sequence ATGCTATCGAAAGCTTCGCCGTCAAGCGCCGTGGCCGAACAGGTCACGGGCGACCATGTCGCGGCGGTCCGCGCCTTCAACCGCTTCTACACCCGCAAGCTCGGTGTGCTCGACCAGCACCTCGGCAAGAGCCCGTTCTCGCTCAGCGAGGCGCGGGTGCTCTACGAACTCGCCCATCGCGACGACCTTGCGGCAAAAGAGATCGGCAGCGAGCTCGGTCTCGATCCCGGCTATCTCAGCCGCATCGTCCAGAGCTTCGACGAAAAGGGGCTGATCACGCGAAAGCCCCTGCCCGCGGACCGCAGGCAATACCAGCTCAGCCTCACCGCCAAGGGCCGGCAGGCCTTCGCCAAGCTGAACCTGAGCTCGCAAAACGAGGTCGCCGCGATGCTGGCTCAGCTCTCGCCCGGCGATACCACGCGGCTCACACAGGCCATGGCGACCATCGAGGCCGTGCTGGAGCAACGCCGAAGCCAGCCCGCGTCCTTCATGCTGCGCAGCCATCGCGTCGGCGACATGGGCTGGGTCGTCTCCCGCCAGGCTGCCGCCTACGCCGCGGACTACAACTGGGACATCAGCTACGAGGCGCTCGTCGCCGAGATCTGCGCGCAGTTCATCAGGAATTACGACGCCGCGCGCGAGCACTGCTGGATCGCGGAGGTCGGCGGCGAGCCGGTCGGCTCGGTGTTCCTGGTCAAGGCCACGGACGAGATCGCCAAGCTCCGCCTGTTGCAGGTGGAGAAGAAAGCACGGGGCCTCGGTGTCGGCCGCGCACTGGTCGAGCAATGCATCCAGGGCGCCCGCGAGCGCGGCTACAGCAAGATGACGCTGTGGACGCAGAGCATCCTCGTTGCCGCACGCGGGATCTACAAGAGTACGGGATTCAAGCTGGTCGCGACCGAGCCGCATCGCAGCTTTGGTGCCGACCTGGTCGGAGAGACGTGGGAGCTGGATCTCTGA
- the moaB gene encoding molybdenum cofactor biosynthesis protein B — protein MASIDESKQFIPLNIAVLTVSDTRALADDKSGQTLADRLTAAGHHLAAREIVTDDVEAIRAVIRRWIADSGVDIVITTGGTGFTGRDVTPEAIEPLFEKRMDGFSIAFHLLSHAKIGTSTIQSRATAGVAGATYIFCLPGSPGACRDGWDGILAAQLDYRTRPCNFVEIMPRLDEHLRRPKAQGATV, from the coding sequence ATGGCCTCCATCGACGAATCCAAACAATTCATCCCGCTCAACATCGCGGTGCTCACGGTGTCCGACACGCGCGCGCTGGCGGATGACAAGTCCGGCCAGACCCTCGCCGACCGTCTCACCGCCGCGGGCCATCATCTCGCCGCGCGCGAGATCGTTACCGACGATGTCGAGGCGATCCGCGCCGTGATACGCCGCTGGATTGCCGATAGCGGCGTCGACATCGTCATCACCACCGGCGGCACCGGCTTTACCGGACGCGACGTCACGCCGGAGGCGATCGAGCCGCTGTTCGAGAAGCGCATGGACGGCTTCTCCATCGCCTTCCATCTGCTGAGCCACGCCAAGATCGGGACATCGACGATCCAGAGCCGCGCCACGGCGGGCGTCGCCGGCGCGACCTACATCTTCTGCCTGCCCGGCTCGCCCGGCGCCTGCCGCGACGGCTGGGACGGCATCCTGGCGGCCCAGCTCGACTACCGCACGCGCCCCTGCAACTTCGTCGAGATCATGCCGCGGCTGGACGAGCATCTGCGCAGGCCGAAGGCGCAGGGCGCGACGGTTTGA
- a CDS encoding neutral zinc metallopeptidase, with protein MTSAAATTSRHEGQVEFTMRDIDRLSRRVPVLCKVAPSVADVHVEDVHRAGGTIIILGLVGYAFGIDPRILIGGAEILTGGGHAPSYQTDRQASSGKRGAPTDEMGSMISGILGEIDDRWTEIFQASGQTYTGPKIVLFRNATNGGRCGMAQSAMGPFYCPPDRTIFLDTGFFREVETRFRGCSGKSACNFTTAYIIAHEAGHHIQNLLGIIPRVTRLQQQVGSKAEANALQVKVELQADCLSGVWVNREAKKRPNFLEPGDIEAALSTASAIGDDTLQRQATGRVVPDSFTHGSAAQRKQWFMTGYQQGTVQACNTFGAGGL; from the coding sequence ATGACTTCCGCCGCAGCGACGACATCGAGGCATGAAGGGCAGGTCGAGTTCACCATGCGCGACATCGACCGGCTGTCGCGCCGCGTGCCCGTGCTCTGCAAGGTCGCCCCGTCGGTCGCCGACGTGCATGTCGAGGACGTGCACCGCGCCGGCGGCACCATCATCATCCTCGGCCTGGTCGGCTACGCCTTCGGCATCGATCCCCGCATCCTGATCGGCGGCGCCGAGATCCTCACCGGCGGCGGCCATGCGCCGAGCTACCAGACCGATCGCCAGGCCTCCTCCGGCAAGCGCGGCGCGCCGACCGACGAGATGGGCAGCATGATCTCCGGCATCCTCGGCGAGATCGACGATCGCTGGACCGAGATCTTCCAGGCCAGCGGCCAGACCTATACCGGTCCGAAGATCGTGCTGTTCCGCAACGCCACCAACGGCGGGCGCTGCGGCATGGCGCAGTCGGCGATGGGGCCGTTCTATTGTCCGCCGGACCGGACCATCTTCCTCGACACCGGCTTTTTCCGCGAGGTCGAGACGCGCTTCCGCGGCTGCTCCGGCAAGTCGGCGTGCAATTTCACCACGGCCTACATCATCGCGCATGAAGCCGGCCATCACATCCAGAACCTGCTCGGCATCATTCCACGCGTGACGCGGCTGCAGCAGCAGGTCGGCTCGAAGGCCGAGGCCAATGCGCTCCAGGTGAAGGTCGAGCTGCAGGCCGACTGCCTGTCCGGCGTCTGGGTCAACCGCGAGGCGAAGAAGCGTCCGAACTTCCTCGAGCCCGGCGACATCGAGGCCGCGCTGAGCACGGCGAGCGCGATCGGCGACGACACGCTGCAGCGCCAGGCCACCGGCCGCGTCGTGCCCGACTCCTTCACCCACGGCTCGGCGGCGCAACGCAAGCAATGGTTCATGACCGGCTACCAGCAGGGCACGGTCCAGGCCTGCAACACGTTCGGCGCCGGAGGGTTGTAG
- a CDS encoding site-specific DNA-methyltransferase, with product MVESRRGASARAPRTNFESPSHRIILGDCVAEMSKLQAASVDLVFADPPYNLQLKGDLKRPDESHVDAVNDDWDKFDSFAAYDDFTRAWLLAARRAMKPSATIWVIGSYHNIFRVGAIMQDLGFWLLNDIVWRKTNPMPNFRGRRFTNAHETMIWAARDEKAKGYTFNYEALKAANEDVQARSDWLIPLCTGDERLKGADGKKVHPTQKPEGLLARVLLSSSKPGDLVIDPFNGTGTTGAVAKRLGRSYIGFERDKTYAKAAEARIAKVEPLPEESLAPFMTAREAPRVAFSELIERGMIMPGTKLFDAKKKLGALVRADGAIMLGDKVGSIHRIGAVAQGAQACNGWTFWHVETKKGLKLIDELRAEIRAGMAAE from the coding sequence ATGGTAGAGTCGCGTCGCGGGGCGTCTGCAAGGGCGCCCCGCACAAATTTTGAGTCCCCTTCGCATCGCATCATCCTCGGCGATTGCGTCGCCGAGATGTCGAAGCTCCAGGCAGCCAGTGTCGATCTGGTGTTCGCCGACCCGCCCTACAATCTGCAGCTCAAGGGCGATCTCAAGCGCCCCGACGAATCCCATGTCGATGCCGTCAACGACGACTGGGACAAGTTCGATTCGTTTGCCGCCTATGACGATTTCACCCGCGCCTGGCTGCTCGCCGCACGCCGCGCCATGAAGCCGTCGGCAACCATCTGGGTGATCGGCTCCTATCACAACATCTTCCGCGTCGGCGCCATCATGCAGGACCTCGGCTTCTGGCTGCTGAACGACATCGTCTGGCGCAAGACCAACCCGATGCCGAATTTCCGCGGCCGCCGCTTCACCAACGCGCACGAGACCATGATCTGGGCCGCGCGTGACGAAAAAGCCAAGGGCTACACGTTCAACTACGAGGCGCTGAAGGCCGCCAACGAGGACGTGCAGGCGCGGTCCGACTGGCTGATCCCGCTCTGCACCGGCGACGAGCGCCTCAAGGGCGCCGACGGCAAGAAAGTGCATCCGACGCAGAAGCCGGAAGGCCTGCTGGCGCGCGTGCTGCTGTCCTCGTCCAAGCCCGGCGATCTCGTGATCGATCCCTTCAACGGCACCGGCACCACCGGTGCGGTCGCCAAGCGCCTCGGCCGCTCCTATATCGGCTTCGAGCGCGACAAGACCTACGCCAAGGCCGCCGAGGCGCGGATCGCCAAGGTCGAGCCGCTGCCGGAAGAGAGCCTTGCCCCATTCATGACCGCGCGCGAGGCACCGCGCGTTGCGTTCTCCGAGCTGATCGAGCGCGGCATGATCATGCCCGGCACCAAGCTGTTCGACGCCAAGAAGAAGCTAGGGGCGCTGGTGCGCGCCGACGGCGCCATCATGCTCGGCGACAAGGTCGGCTCGATCCACCGCATCGGCGCGGTCGCGCAAGGCGCGCAGGCCTGCAACGGCTGGACCTTCTGGCACGTCGAGACCAAGAAGGGCCTCAAGCTGATCGACGAGCTCCGCGCCGAGATCCGCGCCGGCATGGCGGCGGAGTAG